In Chiloscyllium punctatum isolate Juve2018m chromosome 18, sChiPun1.3, whole genome shotgun sequence, the sequence ATGTGTTATATCCCCTTTTTTCTGTCCCAGGCCATCGATGGAACCTACATTGACAAGAAGTGCCCATTCACTGGGAATGTGTCAATTCGGGGCCGAATCCTAACAGGTAGGGCTAACATTGCTACATCCTGTTTATTTTCTCAGGTGACTCGATAAATCTGATCAGGACACTGAACACGCACTATGTTAGGTGTCCCTTGTGTACTGGCTGTGGTGGTTTGAGTGTTGATCTATTTCTTCTTCAAGAAAATTGCTGCTTTTCTCGAGTGAAGGCCATTGGTGAGGAAACTGCGACCTCCAGGCCAGCTGGTGTGGAGTGGTATTAGCCAGCCATTTTTAATCCGTTACACAGCCTTTTTGCAGACTGTTAGCTGCTTTCAGCACAGATTCTCTGGCCTCAAGATCATGTCTTGTGTGAAAATGCATTTGCGATTCCTGTTCATTTTTAATCAGTCAGTGGAGGTTCAGATCTTTTCTCTCGCAgcgtcacagcaccagggtcctgggtttgattcccaactgtctgtgtggagtttgcacgttctcctcatatctgcatgggtttcctccgggtgctccggtttcctcccgcaatccacagatgtgcaggtcagatgaattggccatgctgaattgtccacagtgttaggtgcgttaatcaggagtaaatatagggaatgggtttgggtgggtttctctttggaggggcggtgtgggcttgttgggccgaagggcctgtttccacactgtagagaatccaATCTAAAGGTATATACTCAGGAAAAAGCATTTTCAATCACTTATTCTTCTGAAGTTTGCCTGGCTTGGTTTACAGAATGATGTCCTCTACCCCCTAATTAACTTAATGCCCTCAATTAGGATTTATCTAACTGCTTTCTAAAATAATGGCAATATGAGGATGAGGTAGCATGAACATATTGCACGTTATGATCTTTTCTTTTCCATTAGGTGTTGTGACAAAGATGAAAATGCAACGGACCATTGTTATTCGCAGAGACTACTTGCATTACATCAGGAAGTACAACCGCTTTGAGAAGCGACACAAGAACATGTCTGTGCACCTATCGCCCTGCTTCAGGTATCCTCTGCTGTTTCAGTGCCATTGGCATGTCTTGGGTCTGGGGAATGGGCATTCAGGAGGTGTCTGTGATGTGGATTGTCCCAATGATCTGAATGGTTCTACAGGATGAGGGGCCTGTTGATGTTGTTGAAGAATCCATTCCCTGAGCATGGCACCTGATGCAAGCTTCACATCTGTCAGTCTAAGTGGACAGTGTGACTACTTCCTTCCCCATTTGATGACATTGCCCCTTGTTATGATTAGGTTCCACGGCTGTTCTATGGCGTCATCCTCTTTACCTCAGTTGGGCCACATCAAGAAATTGTCACATGAGCTCTGGTGTATGGAGTAGTCAAGAATGTACTGACCAATCAGAAGTGGGTAATTGAAGGTTTAGACCGAAGGTTCACTTGTCTTTCCCTATATCAGCCTAGACCATTTGCTTTTAAACTTCTGTTTTATCTCTTTAATGTTTGAATTCTGAACAAGTGGATCTTAGGAGATGGTATTTGTTGCTATTGATGCTGCAGAGTTGAAAACTTTTtgactcttcagcatctgcagtcctcactttctcattgaTACTGCAGGCAGCCACTAGAGGCTCTGGAGGAGGCAGTTGTTCACCTCTCGGTTTCAAAAGGATTATTTGTTCTCTGCCCAGTGTTTTTTGATCATCCCGGATTCAATGTGTGGAATTGGTGGAACGGTGGTTAAATTCACTGGACTAGTGATCAAGGATCCCAAGCCAGTATTCTGGGCACATGGATGCAAGCCCCACTGTGGtggatgatgaaatttgaaattaataaaatctggaataaagagcCTAATATAACTTTGTCAGTTGTCATTTTCTTTAAAAAGTAACTGGTTTATTGaggccctttagggaaggaaatctgttctcCTTATCTagtctgactccagacccacagcaatgtggttgacttttaaatgTCCTGATCCCAACCCATGACAAAGAAATAAATTGTGGGAGGGTTCAAATAAAGGGTGTAGTAATGGGAGACATCAGGTGGAGGAGGCATTAACTACCATTCTGAGTTTGACAACTCTTGTAAGTGGGtcagggggtggtgagataagTAGTACTGCTGTCCTTGGTTTACCATCCAGTGAGCTATGCTGGTAAGATTGGTCATTGCTGTACCAATTTGGTCCATTAAGTGAAACCTGTAGTTACTGGTTTCTTTACTGAGAAAGGCCAGTGCTTCAGTGTTCTGACAGTTGTCGTCTTGTTGCAGGGATGTGCAGAATGGGGACAGTGTGACTGTGGGAGAGTGTCGGCCTCTCAGTAAGACTGTGCGTTTTAACGTCCTCAAGGTCACCAAAGCTGCAGGAGCAAAGAAACAATTCCAGAAATTTTGAATGATTGAAATGAATCAGTTGCAATAAAGTATGTGGACAAATCCTGTTGCCTGGAAGTGTCATGTTTATTTTTCTAAGATGTTGATCACGATATAAGAATTTCTAGGCCTCTTTACAGAGTCAAACCGGCATGATACCCAAATGTTTGTaccagattttattttgcaatGAATTCAACCTTTGATTTGTGTGGTGCAGTTACACTGCACTGGATAGCCCTATTAACTTCCCAGGCATTGTCACTAAATAACATAACATACCCACTTGTGGCTGGGTTAGTTGGTTTGAGAATACAATGATGTTGAGTTTCAAAGTAATTTTTTTTCATCTGATGCTGCTGGGTTAATCATAAGTTTCTCTATTCTGGTTCCACTTTGTTTCTCCACTGGAAGTACAGGCTGTTTGGGAGAGGGGTTCAACCAGGGTGCATAGGGCTAGCTGTTGCTTTGCCCCACGTACAGGAATGCCTGGCACTGCTGTACAATGTTCAGCGATTAATGCTATAATTTATTGGAGGTATACTTCACTGGCAGGTTCGCAGATTCTTGGTGCAGCAGTGACCAGTAAGTGTCTAATTGTGGGCTTTTTAAAAGCTTTCAGTAGTTGTGGATGAATTAGTATTTTCATGTCATTCACACAATCAGGAGTCTTTCTTGCTTCAGGCTGTCTTGAGCGTACACTACCCCCAGCTGCCTTCGTGCCTCATCCAAAATGCTCATTATCAGCTCACTTTCAGCCAGTGGCAGCTCAGGACACTCCTTTAGCCCTGCAATTAAACCACAAGTTAAAATAGCAGTAGGTTTCTTCCTATGTTCAGCTAAAATCACTGCAATCCCAGTTAACAGTCTTTGAATTTTTCAATTAGATAATTCTATAACTAAGCTGTTTTGACCAGATCAGTAACAAAGACCCATTCTGTTTGTACTGCAATCCCCTCAGGCACCAAACCTGTGAGGGGGAACTCAAATCTTCAGGAATATATGCTGTGAAACCTTTTCCACATTGCTAATAGATATTATTAAACTGCATTAATTAAGTACTATTATGGCTTAGAGGTCAGTAATGGGACCACTGCATAATTTCTTACAGGAGTTACCTTTTTGAAGACATTGCCTCACTTGGTCAGCTTCATAACGCAGGCCTGTGCTGTTTGTGAAGTTGAGAGGTTGAGATGGAGGTGGCAGTGGGAACTCCTGGACCTTCCCATTCACCACCAGACTTGTTGGGCACCACATATAGCCTGGAACCTTAATGGGAAAAGACATGTCACAAAACAACCAGTCTTATCTCAACTTGATTTCAGCTGTTACTTGTGTGTTTTTATTTTGGAGAATGTCTCATGTTTGCATTCACCAGTCACTGGTATTGGTATGATACCCAATAATCAGTAActgtagggggtggggggaggtggtagaTGTAAAAGTATATGACTGACTTGTGCCATATGAAGAATGGGCACTTGCTAGGGTATGTGGTGTCTGGAACTGTCCAGAGTTATTGAGCATTGCTGGGTGTGAGCCACTGCTTGGTTAAATCAAATTGTGGCATTATTGGATGCACATGTGCTGGGACCCTGGAGATGGTGAGCAAAAACTGACTGGCTCCACATAGTTGTATACCACAGGACCCACCAGTAAAAGCACATTGCATGGTGTTCTGCATATACAAGGACAGGGGAAACTTACTGTGATTGTCCCTTTTGTCCCACAGATGGTTGCCTGGTTAGTGAGCTGTGTTGCCATGGATACTGTTATCATAGCCATTCGTTTTCGGGGATACTTTAGCACAATGGTTACTGCTTCATCAACTCCTATAGAGATATGAGAAAGAACCTGGTCAGAAAGCAACAGACGATTGTGGCTCGTGGGTGTAGAGATGGAACTGGGGTGAGGGTATCACTTGTCATCAATACAATTGCTACTTGCCCTTCTCAGTGAGGAATCCTGTGGCATGAATTGACTCTGGCTTTTCGTCATGGAACGCCATGCAGACAAACTGCAAGCAGTAACAGCCAATGTCCAGAAGTACTCCGCCACCCAATTCTTTCTCCACCAGCCGTGGAGTTTCCATCATATGCATTCCAAACTCTGCTTTAACTATTTTAATCTCGCCCACACTGTTCTCTTTTAGCAGAGCACGGATTGCCTTAGAGACTGGGAAAAACCGTGTCCATAAACCCTGTAAACACAAAACCAAAAGTCAGCTTGCTCCTAATGCCTGGCACATTCTCACAATCGACTCACTCCTGGGCATTACTCCCTCCAAGAACAACATTCTCCCCTGAAGTTAGCATGCTCCCTAAGAATACAAAACAATTACGTATAAACCCAGTAGAATTCTATACATAAAACTGTTCACTGCCATTAGCCACACTGGCACAACCAAAACCATCAGCAGGATTGAAGATTCAGATCCCACTGACATAATTTGTTTATGGTCTGGCAGTAAGTGCATGCCTTGCCACTGTTCTTGCATCTCAAGGATGAATTAAACCAAAACAGCTGTTTGTACAGCCACCAACTAAGTGACACCACTAATTTTCAACAAGGTAGTAGTGAGCTGCTATTGCTGTTTTGGAAGCTGGGGTGTCCGTCTAGCCTGGTTTAGGCTGGtccttcagattagattagattacttacagtgtggaaacaggcccttcggcccaacaagtccacaccgccccgccgatgcgtaacccacccatacccctacatctacatctaccccttacctaacactacggacaacttagcacggccaattcacctgacctgcacatctttggactgtgggaggaaaccggagcacccggaggaaacccacggggagaacgtgcaaactccacacagtcagtcgcctgaggagggaattgaacccgggtctccggcgctgtgaggcagcaatgctaaccactgtgccaccgtgccgcccacggtgcaGTAGTAAGGGAGTGTTATAGTGCTGAAAGATCAGTGGCCCAGATAATCCATTCTTTTCGCTCAGATCCCCAGTCTCCTTCAATAGTGAAGCATTCTCCCAGTTTCCAATATTGTCCACTCAAGCAGCACCATCAAAATGGATGGTTTATCtcaatgggggatttcaagatgcaCAAATATTTCACAATATTAGGGATGATGACCAAAACCAATGAAAACATGGTACAtaatatattcaagaaaggtaGGAAAAAAACTATCCTCGTGTCAATCATTGGGGGAAAAAACTGCACATTATTAAGAAAATCTTAGTGTAATGAGTAAAACATGGTATACAGTAATTAGATTAAGGCAATTTGCTTTAAAAACATTAATATTAAGAGTTCTGAGGAGGTAACTGGCAGGattgataaaggggaaccagttgATGTAGTCTGCTTGGATCGCTACAAGGCATTCAACACGATGACGTACAAAAGTTAAAACATAATAAGAACTCATGGAGTTGGGGCTAATGTATTAGCACAGATATAGAATTGGTTCAGGTGCAGGAACTGGTACAAGTAAGGCATTCAAGATGACAGGCTACAGCTAGTGGAGTGCTGCAACAATCAGTGCTGAGGACTCTGCTATCTATAATCCATGTTAATAGCCCAGATGAAAAGGCAGAGTAATATATATATGTTTGCAGACATACTGAGATGGTTGGGGATCAAGGCTGAGAAGAAAACAGGCTGTAAAAAATATAGGCACGTTAAGTAAGTGGTCAACAAGATAGAAAATGGCATATAATTTGAGGAAATGTGGGAGTATTCACtatcacattttttttaaaatgtgaaacTTGTAAACGATGTTCCAAAAAATCTGACATTAATAATACAATGAAGACAAAAGGTTAGTGTGCATATACAGCAAACAATTGGGAAAGCACAAGGTAtgtggccttcattgcaagagttTCAAGATTCTGAACAGGCTAGAAAAGGTACTGAGACAGTGTCTCTCCTTAGCTGGGGGACCTAGAACAAGGGGTCAATCATTTaacactgatgtgcagagaaaCATTTGATTAAAATGTAATGTATTTTCAAAATTTTCTGTCCAAGATAATTGTGGGTGCTCTATTATTGAATATATTTGTGTGGTAAGTGTATATAATACAATATTTTTGGAATTTGAATATCCAAATAGAGGCAGGTGGATATGGATGTAAAGTTCTATGAAGGATTATTTTTGAAAAGATCAGAAAGTAAATTTGGAACAATGACCTAAATAGATCCAGTTACATGAAGGACTGCAACGGAGTGCCTGGAAGAACTCCTGGAAGTGTTCATGCATGGCCCGGATGGAATTTAACATAGGGTTCtttgggaagccaaggaggaggttgcagagagtagtagtggtgtggaatgccctgtttgcaacagtagtagactcgccaacttttaagggcatttaaatgatcattggataaaaatattgatgaaaatggaatagtgtaggatagataggtttcagattggttccatgggTTGGTgcagcatcgagggccgaagggcctgtactgcactgtaatgttctatgtgtaTCGCTGAATTTGCTTAGTGTTTTGTGGAATAAACCTTTTTATTGTTAAAGAACATTTGCAGCCTTGTTTGAACATTTTGCTGACTAACTGAATGCCAACCAATTATAAAAAATTAAAGATATGATTTGTCAAACCAGAATTCACTCAGGATCTGATTGATCGGGGATTATCACCAGCAGCCTTCACACATAAAGCATGGGTTTAATCTCTCAGGGAATCATAGGATACAGGGAGGGCGCAGTGCATTTGTAAAGTCCAAGATCAGCCATAATTATCTTAAGATGGAGTAGGGTTAAAGGATACATTCATGTATTTACATGTTCTTGTGTCCTttgagttttactctgtatctaaccctgtgctatccctgccctgagaggatttgataggggccgtgtagagggaactttactctgtatctaaccctgtgctgtccctgtcctgagtgtgtttgatgggggaaaatttagagagagctttactctgtatctaaccctgtgctatcccttacctgggagtatttgattgggacagtgcagagggagctttactctgcatctaaccccgtgctgtccctgtcctgggactgtttgatggcgacagtatagagggagctttacctaTGTTTATCAGTTCAGTGCATCGGAAACTCACACAGGGTCCCTGAGGTTTTATTTTGTTCATCTCCTTTGATCTGTGTGTTCTCTCGAGTGACACGTTTGAGGAACAGGAGTGAGATACAGGGCCTGAACTCACCTCCATGAGAAAAAGGTTCTTGTCTCGGGCTGCACCGACCAGCTGTTGGACTTCATGCAGGTTCATGGCCAAGGGTTTCTCACAGAGAACATTCCTTCCAGCCGCCAACATGAGCAAAGCCACCTTCAGGTGCTCTGGGTTAATGATTCCCACGTAAACAATGTCTGACAACCAAGTGATAAATACAGTTAGTGTTGCACTCTGTTACTGGTACGCATTCTTACTCTCACTCTCGCTGTTCCGGTCAAAATGGAGAGCTTTGCTGTTACTGTCACACGATTATTTTCACACACTGATTTTGTTTGTGGGATTTgttaagagtcagtcacattgctgtggttctggagttacatgtaggtcagaccaagtaaggacagctgGGTTTTCGCAACAATTGGCATTTGTTAGTTAGCTGCTGTCTGTGGGGATGATGTTAGTTAGTTAGTTTGTTAATTAGCTGCTGCCGGTTGGGATGATGTTAGTTAGTTTGTTAGCTGCTGCCTGTTGGGATGGTGTTTATTGGAAGTAAATGCCACCAGCTACCAGGGGAGGACATATCCCGAGAttcctgccctctccctccccgtgcCTTGGAGCAGCCCCAATCCCGGGAATCTCACCAACATCAGGATCAGCCGCCAGCTCTCTGTATGAGCCGTATGATTTGGGGATTTCATGTCGTTCCGCGAATTCCCGGGCCCGGGAGGAATCCCGGGAGGCAACACCCACCGCctgagaaacacagacagacagagacacacagagagagagggagagagtcaggTCTTGGGCTGGGGTCGAAGGGAGGGGGCAGGCCGGGGTTACAGCAgctactgaccccactcccctcaccctcaatctccacacacaaccccaccccaccccccagacACTCCCCACTGCCCCCCAACTCACTCCCTCCAGCATCTAGTCCACCTCCGGatctccccatccctccctccctcctctctctctcttctctctctctctctctctctctctctctctctctctcctccttaacCTCTCCCTTTTACCCCCTCTCATGCTTTACCCTTCACCCTCACACATTCattttctccctccctgtctcccctctctcttctcccaccactctctcactccctctattAGTCCTCCAAATCTCTGTATCTaatcctctctctatccctcatccCTTCATCTCTCCTCCTGCTTggctctcgccctctgttttttatCCTTCTCTTtcacaatccctctctctctctattcttctctatctttccacctctctcgctccctctctctatttccctctaaAAATATCTCATCCATttacacattccctctctccttcactatctcccctctatctcccttttGCTATCAATGTCtttccattcccctctctcctttcattatttcctctcattatctcttccctttctttctccctctcctctctccactTTCAcaatctccatctccctctctcccccccctccatctccctctccccctccctccatctccctgtctccctccctccatctccctctgaccatcttcctccctctaactctctttccccctttccttttctctctctctcctgccctctctctctcctgccccctctctcctgccctctctctctctccctcctgctctctcccccatcccaccccaccctctcctcccctctctttccatctcctcctctccctcctcttgTACCTGATGTTCTGATGCAGGAAGGGTTTTCAGTGCCACCAtgaagtcatggctgatcttgcctgctccacagattccccaccgaGTGGccatcaccctgtctctgtctctgtccctgtccctggggctgaagggtctgtctgtGGAGCTGGAGTGGCTGCTGCTGCGGGTTTTTATAGAGACCGGGCTCTCTTTGCCGTCACTGACACCAGTCATGTTTATAAATTCCTGCATTAATGACTAACTGGGGTTTAAACCCGGACAATACTGGCTCAGACCAGCTCACTGGCTCCAAACTTGGCAATATTCCCAAATTTCTGCAAACACCCCACTccttttaatatcccacccagtctaatcccactctcccccctcactccccactccctttaatatcccacccagcctaatcccactctctccccacactctttaacatcccacccagtctaattccacaatctcccctcactcccctcaccctttaatatcccactcagtctaatcccactcgccccctcactccccgctccctttaatatcccacccagtctaatcacactctcccccctcactccccgctccctttaatatcccacccagtctaatcacactctcccccctcactccccactccctttaatatcccacccagtctcatcccactctctccccacaccctttaacaTCCCactcagtctaatcccactctcccccctcactccccacaccctttaatatcccactcaGTTTAATCACActcaccccttctctcccagctccctttaatatcccactcagtctaatcccactcgccccctcactccccgctccctttaatatccc encodes:
- the LOC140489427 gene encoding trans-1,2-dihydrobenzene-1,2-diol dehydrogenase-like yields the protein MQEFINMTGVSDGKESPVSIKTRSSSHSSSTDRPFSPRDRDRDRDRVMATRWGICGAGKISHDFMVALKTLPASEHQAVGVASRDSSRAREFAERHEIPKSYGSYRELAADPDVDIVYVGIINPEHLKVALLMLAAGRNVLCEKPLAMNLHEVQQLVGAARDKNLFLMEGLWTRFFPVSKAIRALLKENSVGEIKIVKAEFGMHMMETPRLVEKELGGGVLLDIGCYCLQFVCMAFHDEKPESIHATGFLTEKGVDEAVTIVLKYPRKRMAMITVSMATQLTNQATICGTKGTITVPGYMWCPTSLVVNGKVQEFPLPPPSQPLNFTNSTGLRYEADQVRQCLQKGLKECPELPLAESELIMSILDEARRQLGVVYAQDSLKQERLLIV
- the LOC140489426 gene encoding small ribosomal subunit protein uS17, producing the protein MADNQTERAYQKQPTIFQNKKRALVGEGSKEKLPRYYRNVGLGFKTPREAIDGTYIDKKCPFTGNVSIRGRILTGVVTKMKMQRTIVIRRDYLHYIRKYNRFEKRHKNMSVHLSPCFRDVQNGDSVTVGECRPLSKTVRFNVLKVTKAAGAKKQFQKF